Proteins encoded in a region of the Neodiprion lecontei isolate iyNeoLeco1 chromosome 5, iyNeoLeco1.1, whole genome shotgun sequence genome:
- the LOC107223379 gene encoding uncharacterized protein LOC107223379 isoform X2, whose product MLLFNGVLIYCLLATAFVSRTESQRTSQRRNSRQSRTEGGLDFECPEEFGYYPHPHDCTQYYVCVFGGALLESCTGGLMYSNELQTCDWPRNVGCVSQDGERDAAVKDVERIEEEPQLVRASKVESVPHQRHSRPTQRQQVATSKTSSVSPPVTERQLRQKPQPQPTYSEEEYEPASEVESDRQQRVYRGQPSTIGQVQRDRDGLRRNVISNMEREKDILLDSRNQPETFFRPIQTEPPRIVQKILTTPVPIISKSPYFNEPDQSYHYYPIYDDDVSLYKDDVDYNQYSLNQSDHIVSPTPNIRVTEVSVSPKSYTQRPKKVDVNDADKYSVNQDVTVQDYDIYDTQADLNRNKFRISDGQQVIRNNVISHSAGIITTPNVVIETHTPTLTTTTTPIPTTERPVSVTVPTRSRSQVNRGTAPPRSRPTLKPSTQFVSKAQEFVDIYKNLPTRPEPVYPTPQVDKPAAKCRKDVCLLPDCNCGGPDIPGGLLPEEIPQLVILTFDDAVNDLNKQLYTDLFENDRLNPNGCPIAATFYVSHEWTDYSQVQNLYAAGHEMASHTVSHSFGEQFSHRKWAREVAGQREILAAYGGVRLDDIKGMRAPFLSVGGNNMFKMLWDMNFTYDSSMPIYENRPPSWPYTLDYKLFHDCMIPPCPTRSYPGLWEVPMVMWQDLNGGRCSMGDACSNPPTADGVYKMLIKNFERHYTTNRAPFGLFYHAAWFTQAHHKEGFISFLDTIVAMDDVWLVTNTQAIEWVRNPTPTTQLANFEPFQCNYQGRPKKCNNPKVCNLWHKSGVRYMKTCQPCPDIYPWTGKSGIRSSRIDNEVETHE is encoded by the exons CAACGAACTGCAAACCTGTGACTGGCCCAGGAATGTTGGCTGCGTTTCGCAAGACGGAGAGAGAGACGCTGCCGTGAAAGACGTAGAGAGGATTGAAGAAGAGCCTCAGCTGGTGAG GGCTTCGAAGGTCGAATCTGTGCCGCATCAACGCCACTCACGACCGACTCAAAGGCAGCAGGTGGCCACGTCAAAGACGTCTTCGGTATCGCCACCGGTTACCGAGAGGCAGCTTCGCCAGAAGCCGCAGCCTCAGCCAACCTACAGCGAAGAGGAATACGAGCCGGCATCCGAAGTCGAGAGCGACAGACAGCAGAGAGTTTACAGAGGTCAACCCTCGACCATCGGTCAAGTGCAACGGGACAGAGATGGACTCCGAAGGAACGTCATTTCT AACATGGAAAGGGAAAAGGACATTCTTTTGGACTCGCGTAATCAACCGGAAACATTTTTCAG GCCCATTCAAACCGAGCCACCAAggatcgtacaaaaaattctGACGACCCCAGTACCGATTATCTCAAAGTCTCCCTACTTCAATGAGCCAGATCAGAGCTATCACTACTACCCAATTTACGATGACGATGTTTCGCTTTACAAAGATGATG TCGACTACAATCAATACTCCCTCAATCAGAGTGATCACATTGTTTCCCCAACCCCGAACATCAGAGTGACAGAAGTGTCGGTTAGCCCTAAAAGCTACACTCAACGGCCGAAGAAGGTCGATGTTAATGACGCGGATAAGTACAGCGTCAATCAGGACGTCACGGTCCAGGATTACGACATCTACGATACTCAG GCCGATCTCAATAGAAACAAGTTCCGCATTTCCGACGGACAGCAAGTCATCAG GAATAACGTGATCAGTCACTCTGCCGGAATCATTACGACGCCGAATGTCGTTATTGAGACTCACACGCCAACTCTCACCACCACCACTACGCCTATACCAACTACCGAACGTCCAGTTTCCGTCACGGTGCCGAc ccGGTCACGATCGCAGGTTAACCGAGGAACAGCACCACC TCGTTCTCGGCCAACGCTAAAACCGTCGACGCAGTTCGTATCGAAGGCCCAAGAGTTTGTTGACATATACAAGAACCTGCCGACCAGACCCGAACCCGTCTATCCAACACCTCAGGTTGACAAACCTGCCGCCAAATGCAGGAAGGACGTCTGTCTTCTTCCTGATTGCAACTGCGGAGGCCCCGACATTCCGG GTGGTTTGCTGCCTGAAGAGATTCCTCAGCTAGTAATTTTAACGTTCGACGACGCAGTAAACGATCTAAACAAACAGTTGTACACCGATTTGTTCGAAAATGATCGGCTAAATCCAAACGGCTGCCCAATAGCGGCAACTTTCTATGTGTCCCACGAATGGACAGATTATAGCCAGGTACAAAATCTTTACGCTGCCGGTCACGAGATGGCGTCGCATACCGTTTC GCACAGTTTTGGAGAACAATTCTCTCACCGAAAATGGGCTCGCGAAGTGGCGGGACAGCGAGAAATTCTCGCTGCATATGGAGGAGTGCGTTTGGATGACATCAAGGGAATGCGAGCGCCATTTTTGTCG GTTGGCGGCAACAACATGTTCAAAATGTTATGGGACATGAACTTCACCTACGATTCGTCTATGCCGATATACGAGAACCGTCCACCCAGCTGGCCGTACACCCTGGACTACAAACTCTTCCACGACTGCATGATACCGCCGTGTCCGACCAGGTCATACCCGGGTCTCTGGGAGGTGCCAATGGTCATGTGGCAGGACTTGAACGGCGGAAGGTGCTCGATGGGCGACGCTTGCAGCAACCCTCCGACAGCTGACGGCGTCTACAAAATGCTGATAAAGAACTTTGAACGACATTACACGACGAACAG GGCACCCTTCGGTCTGTTTTATCACGCCGCTTGGTTTACGCAAGCTCATCACAAGGAAGGATTCATCTCGTTCTTGGACACTATTGTGGCGATGGACGACGTTTGGCTTGTGACAAACACGCAAGCGATTGAATGGGTCAGGAACCCGACGCCAACTACGCAATTGGCGAACTTTGAACCCTTCCAGTGCAATTACCAG ggaCGACCGAAGAAGTGCAACAACCCAAAAGTCTGCAATCTGTGGCATAAAAGCGGCGTAAGATACATGAAGACGTGCCAGCCTTGTCCAGACATTTATCCGTGGACCGGAAAGTCCGGAATACGAAGCAGCCGCATAGACAACGAAGTCGAAACCCATGAATGA
- the LOC107223379 gene encoding uncharacterized protein LOC107223379 isoform X1 yields the protein MLLFNGVLIYCLLATAFVSRTESQRTSQRRNSRQSRTEGGLDFECPEEFGYYPHPHDCTQYYVCVFGGALLESCTGGLMYSNELQTCDWPRNVGCVSQDGERDAAVKDVERIEEEPQLVRASKVESVPHQRHSRPTQRQQVATSKTSSVSPPVTERQLRQKPQPQPTYSEEEYEPASEVESDRQQRVYRGQPSTIGQVQRDRDGLRRNVISNMEREKDILLDSRNQPETFFRPIQTEPPRIVQKILTTPVPIISKSPYFNEPDQSYHYYPIYDDDVSLYKDDVDYNQYSLNQSDHIVSPTPNIRVTEVSVSPKSYTQRPKKVDVNDADKYSVNQDVTVQDYDIYDTQADLNRNKFRISDGQQVIRNNVISHSAGIITTPNVVIETHTPTLTTTTTPIPTTERPVSVTVPTRSRSQVNRGTAPPRSRPTLKPSTQFVSKAQEFVDIYKNLPTRPEPVYPTPQVDKPAAKCRKDVCLLPDCNCGGPDIPGGYTPEEIPQMVLLTFDDSVNDLNKGLYADLFEKDRKNPNGCPISATFYVSHEWTDYSQVQNLYVNGHEIASHTVSHSFGEQFSHRKWAREVAGQREILAAYGGVRLDDIKGMRAPFLSVGGNNMFKMLWDMNFTYDSSMPIYENRPPSWPYTLDYKLFHDCMIPPCPTRSYPGLWEVPMVMWQDLNGGRCSMGDACSNPPTADGVYKMLIKNFERHYTTNRAPFGLFYHAAWFTQAHHKEGFISFLDTIVAMDDVWLVTNTQAIEWVRNPTPTTQLANFEPFQCNYQGRPKKCNNPKVCNLWHKSGVRYMKTCQPCPDIYPWTGKSGIRSSRIDNEVETHE from the exons CAACGAACTGCAAACCTGTGACTGGCCCAGGAATGTTGGCTGCGTTTCGCAAGACGGAGAGAGAGACGCTGCCGTGAAAGACGTAGAGAGGATTGAAGAAGAGCCTCAGCTGGTGAG GGCTTCGAAGGTCGAATCTGTGCCGCATCAACGCCACTCACGACCGACTCAAAGGCAGCAGGTGGCCACGTCAAAGACGTCTTCGGTATCGCCACCGGTTACCGAGAGGCAGCTTCGCCAGAAGCCGCAGCCTCAGCCAACCTACAGCGAAGAGGAATACGAGCCGGCATCCGAAGTCGAGAGCGACAGACAGCAGAGAGTTTACAGAGGTCAACCCTCGACCATCGGTCAAGTGCAACGGGACAGAGATGGACTCCGAAGGAACGTCATTTCT AACATGGAAAGGGAAAAGGACATTCTTTTGGACTCGCGTAATCAACCGGAAACATTTTTCAG GCCCATTCAAACCGAGCCACCAAggatcgtacaaaaaattctGACGACCCCAGTACCGATTATCTCAAAGTCTCCCTACTTCAATGAGCCAGATCAGAGCTATCACTACTACCCAATTTACGATGACGATGTTTCGCTTTACAAAGATGATG TCGACTACAATCAATACTCCCTCAATCAGAGTGATCACATTGTTTCCCCAACCCCGAACATCAGAGTGACAGAAGTGTCGGTTAGCCCTAAAAGCTACACTCAACGGCCGAAGAAGGTCGATGTTAATGACGCGGATAAGTACAGCGTCAATCAGGACGTCACGGTCCAGGATTACGACATCTACGATACTCAG GCCGATCTCAATAGAAACAAGTTCCGCATTTCCGACGGACAGCAAGTCATCAG GAATAACGTGATCAGTCACTCTGCCGGAATCATTACGACGCCGAATGTCGTTATTGAGACTCACACGCCAACTCTCACCACCACCACTACGCCTATACCAACTACCGAACGTCCAGTTTCCGTCACGGTGCCGAc ccGGTCACGATCGCAGGTTAACCGAGGAACAGCACCACC TCGTTCTCGGCCAACGCTAAAACCGTCGACGCAGTTCGTATCGAAGGCCCAAGAGTTTGTTGACATATACAAGAACCTGCCGACCAGACCCGAACCCGTCTATCCAACACCTCAGGTTGACAAACCTGCCGCCAAATGCAGGAAGGACGTCTGTCTTCTTCCTGATTGCAACTGCGGAGGCCCCGACATTCCGG GGGGTTACACGCCAGAAGAAATACCGCAGATGGTCCTCCTGACTTTTGACGACTCTGTAAACGACCTCAACAAAGGTTTGTACGCGGACCTGTTCGAAAAAGATCGAAAAAATCCAAATGGATGTCCAATCTCAGCAACATTCTACGTTTCCCACGAGTGGACTGACTACAGTCAGGTGCAAAACCTTTACGTTAATGGTCACGAAATTGCGTCCCACACAGTTTC GCACAGTTTTGGAGAACAATTCTCTCACCGAAAATGGGCTCGCGAAGTGGCGGGACAGCGAGAAATTCTCGCTGCATATGGAGGAGTGCGTTTGGATGACATCAAGGGAATGCGAGCGCCATTTTTGTCG GTTGGCGGCAACAACATGTTCAAAATGTTATGGGACATGAACTTCACCTACGATTCGTCTATGCCGATATACGAGAACCGTCCACCCAGCTGGCCGTACACCCTGGACTACAAACTCTTCCACGACTGCATGATACCGCCGTGTCCGACCAGGTCATACCCGGGTCTCTGGGAGGTGCCAATGGTCATGTGGCAGGACTTGAACGGCGGAAGGTGCTCGATGGGCGACGCTTGCAGCAACCCTCCGACAGCTGACGGCGTCTACAAAATGCTGATAAAGAACTTTGAACGACATTACACGACGAACAG GGCACCCTTCGGTCTGTTTTATCACGCCGCTTGGTTTACGCAAGCTCATCACAAGGAAGGATTCATCTCGTTCTTGGACACTATTGTGGCGATGGACGACGTTTGGCTTGTGACAAACACGCAAGCGATTGAATGGGTCAGGAACCCGACGCCAACTACGCAATTGGCGAACTTTGAACCCTTCCAGTGCAATTACCAG ggaCGACCGAAGAAGTGCAACAACCCAAAAGTCTGCAATCTGTGGCATAAAAGCGGCGTAAGATACATGAAGACGTGCCAGCCTTGTCCAGACATTTATCCGTGGACCGGAAAGTCCGGAATACGAAGCAGCCGCATAGACAACGAAGTCGAAACCCATGAATGA